A genomic segment from Sphingopyxis sp. DBS4 encodes:
- the murC gene encoding UDP-N-acetylmuramate--L-alanine ligase, which translates to MRGVATDIGIIHFIGIGGIGMSGIAEVMHNLGYQVQGSDIADSYVVEGLRKRGIKVAIGHEAANVEGVAVVVTSTAVQRGNPEVEAALAHRIPIVRRAEMLAELMRLKSTVAVAGTHGKTTTTSLVAALLDAGGVDPTVINGGIINNYGSNARLGASDWMVVEADESDGSFLRLDGTIAVVTNIDPEHLDHYGSFDAIKGAFVEFIENVPFYGAAMLCLDHPEVQAIIPRIRDRRIVTYGFSAQADVRGTNVTPGPDGNRFDVVVRDRDGNSRTIAGIHLPMSGRHNVQNALAAIAVALHMGVSDDKIASGFKGFAGVKRRFTKVGEIAAEGGVVTVIDDYAHHPVEIRAVLSAAREGAGAGRVVAVVQPHRFTRLRDHMDDFQQAFNDADMVLALPVYAAGESAIDGVSSEALVAGLKDRGHRHASTVANADALAATIGEAMKSGQLGAGDKVICLGAGDITKIAAGLAAAVGAEK; encoded by the coding sequence CGATATCGGCATCATCCACTTCATCGGCATCGGCGGCATCGGCATGTCGGGGATTGCCGAGGTGATGCACAATCTCGGCTATCAGGTGCAGGGTAGCGACATCGCGGATAGCTATGTCGTCGAAGGCCTCAGGAAACGCGGCATCAAGGTTGCGATCGGCCACGAAGCCGCGAACGTCGAGGGCGTCGCGGTCGTCGTCACCTCGACCGCGGTCCAGCGCGGCAATCCCGAGGTCGAGGCGGCGCTCGCGCATCGCATCCCGATCGTCCGTCGCGCCGAGATGCTCGCCGAACTGATGCGCCTCAAATCGACCGTCGCGGTCGCGGGGACGCACGGCAAGACGACGACGACCAGCCTCGTCGCGGCGCTGCTCGATGCGGGCGGGGTCGATCCGACCGTGATCAACGGCGGCATCATCAACAATTACGGCTCGAACGCGCGGCTCGGCGCGTCGGACTGGATGGTGGTCGAGGCCGACGAGAGCGACGGCAGTTTCCTGCGCCTCGACGGTACGATCGCGGTTGTCACCAATATCGATCCCGAGCATCTCGACCATTATGGCAGCTTCGACGCGATCAAGGGCGCCTTCGTCGAATTCATCGAGAATGTGCCCTTCTATGGCGCCGCGATGCTCTGCCTCGACCATCCCGAGGTACAGGCGATCATCCCGCGCATCCGCGACCGGCGCATCGTCACTTACGGCTTTTCTGCGCAGGCCGACGTGCGCGGCACCAATGTGACGCCCGGCCCCGACGGCAACCGCTTCGACGTCGTCGTGCGCGACCGCGACGGGAATAGCCGGACGATTGCGGGCATCCACCTGCCGATGTCGGGGCGCCACAATGTCCAGAACGCGCTCGCGGCGATCGCGGTGGCGCTGCACATGGGCGTGTCGGACGACAAGATCGCGTCGGGCTTCAAGGGTTTCGCCGGGGTCAAGCGCCGCTTCACCAAGGTCGGCGAGATCGCGGCCGAGGGCGGCGTCGTGACGGTGATCGACGACTATGCCCACCATCCGGTCGAGATCCGCGCCGTGCTGTCGGCGGCGCGTGAGGGTGCCGGGGCAGGGCGTGTCGTCGCGGTGGTCCAGCCGCATCGATTCACACGTCTTCGCGACCATATGGACGACTTCCAGCAGGCGTTCAACGACGCCGACATGGTGCTGGCGCTGCCCGTCTATGCGGCGGGCGAAAGTGCGATCGACGGCGTGTCGTCGGAGGCGCTGGTCGCGGGATTGAAGGACCGCGGGCATCGTCACGCATCGACCGTCGCGAATGCCGATGCACTGGCCGCGACGATCGGCGAGGCCATGAAATCGGGCCAACTCGGCGCCGGCGATAAGGTCATCTGCCTCGGTGCCGGCGACATCACCAAGATCGCGGCGGGGCTGGCAGCGGCGGTGGGGGCGGAGAAATGA
- a CDS encoding D-alanine--D-alanine ligase → MSRGPWHVAVLMGGWSAEREVSLMSGRDIADALESRGHRVTRIDMDRDVALRLAEAKPDIVFNALHGVPGEDGTVQGMLDLMGLKYTHSGLVTSVIAIDKELTKQALVPHGVPMPTGTMVDSESLFSVDPLPRPYVLKPVNEGSSVGVAIVKDDSNYGNPIAREAVGPWQLFDRLLAEPFIKGRELTVAVLGDTALGVTELRVKSGFYDYDAKYTEGLTQHVCPAEIPADVAQRMKDLAVQAHRLLGCKGTSRSDFRWDDEQGLAGIYLLEVNTQPGMTPLSLVPEQARAIGIDYAELVERIVEEAL, encoded by the coding sequence ATGAGCCGGGGTCCGTGGCATGTCGCCGTCCTGATGGGGGGCTGGTCGGCCGAACGCGAAGTGTCGCTGATGAGCGGCCGGGACATCGCCGATGCGCTCGAGAGCCGCGGCCACAGGGTCACCCGCATCGACATGGACCGCGACGTCGCGCTGCGGCTCGCCGAGGCGAAGCCCGACATCGTGTTCAACGCGCTCCATGGCGTTCCCGGCGAGGATGGGACGGTGCAGGGGATGCTCGACCTGATGGGCCTTAAATACACCCATAGCGGGCTCGTCACCTCGGTAATCGCGATCGACAAGGAATTGACGAAGCAGGCGCTGGTGCCGCATGGTGTGCCCATGCCGACGGGGACGATGGTCGACAGCGAAAGCCTGTTTTCAGTCGATCCGCTGCCGCGCCCCTATGTCCTGAAACCCGTCAACGAAGGTTCGTCGGTCGGTGTCGCGATCGTCAAGGACGACAGCAATTACGGCAACCCGATCGCGCGCGAAGCCGTCGGCCCGTGGCAGCTATTCGACCGCCTGCTCGCCGAGCCCTTCATCAAGGGGCGCGAGCTGACCGTCGCGGTGCTCGGCGACACCGCGCTCGGCGTAACCGAATTGCGCGTCAAGTCGGGCTTCTACGACTATGACGCCAAATATACCGAGGGGCTGACCCAGCATGTCTGTCCCGCCGAAATCCCCGCCGACGTCGCGCAGCGGATGAAGGATCTGGCGGTCCAGGCGCACCGGCTGCTCGGCTGCAAGGGCACGTCGCGATCGGATTTCCGCTGGGACGACGAGCAGGGTCTTGCCGGCATCTATCTGCTGGAGGTCAACACCCAGCCCGGCATGACGCCGCTCAGCCTCGTGCCCGAACAGGCGCGCGCGATCGGCATCGACTATGCCGAACTCGTCGAGCGCATCGTGGAGGAAGCCCTATGA
- the murB gene encoding UDP-N-acetylmuramate dehydrogenase has product MNETAMLPTVRGKLTPNAPLAPLVWFKSGGPADWLFEPKDADDLADFLRDLDPAVPVMALGLGSNLIVRDGGFPGVVVRLGKAFAKVEAIDATTLRCGGGASGILVSSTARDAGVAGLEFLRSIPGTVGGFVRMNGGAYGSEVKDILAEAEVVLRSGQRRTLPLVDLGYTYRHSELPEGAVVIGATFRGRPGASEAIQAEMDRIAASREASQPLRSKTGGSTFKNPEGHKAWQLVDEAGCRGFAVGGAQVSEKHTNFLINTGDATSADIEALGEEVRRRVKAKSGIELQWEIQRVGIEK; this is encoded by the coding sequence ATGAACGAGACCGCGATGCTCCCTACCGTGCGTGGCAAGCTCACCCCCAACGCCCCGCTGGCGCCGCTCGTCTGGTTCAAGTCCGGCGGCCCTGCCGATTGGCTGTTCGAGCCGAAGGACGCCGACGATCTGGCGGACTTCCTTCGCGATCTCGACCCGGCGGTTCCGGTGATGGCGCTCGGCCTCGGCTCGAACCTCATCGTCCGCGATGGCGGTTTTCCGGGCGTCGTCGTCCGGCTAGGCAAGGCGTTCGCCAAGGTCGAGGCGATCGACGCTACGACGCTACGCTGCGGCGGCGGCGCGTCGGGCATTCTCGTGTCCTCGACCGCGCGCGACGCAGGGGTCGCGGGGCTGGAATTCCTGCGCTCGATCCCCGGCACCGTCGGCGGCTTCGTCCGCATGAACGGCGGCGCCTATGGCAGCGAGGTCAAGGACATATTGGCCGAGGCTGAAGTCGTCTTGCGCTCGGGCCAACGCCGGACGCTGCCGCTTGTCGATCTCGGCTACACTTATCGCCACAGCGAATTGCCCGAGGGGGCGGTGGTGATCGGCGCGACCTTCCGCGGCCGTCCCGGCGCGAGCGAAGCCATTCAGGCCGAAATGGACCGCATCGCGGCGAGCCGCGAGGCATCGCAGCCGCTGCGCTCGAAGACCGGCGGCTCGACCTTCAAGAACCCCGAGGGGCACAAGGCGTGGCAGCTCGTCGACGAGGCGGGGTGCCGCGGTTTCGCCGTCGGCGGAGCGCAGGTCAGCGAGAAGCACACCAATTTCCTGATCAACACCGGCGATGCGACGAGCGCCGACATCGAAGCGCTCGGCGAGGAAGTCCGCCGCCGGGTGAAGGCGAAGAGCGGCATCGAACTGCAATGGGAAATTCAGCGCGTGGGAATCGAGAAATGA
- a CDS encoding cell division protein FtsQ/DivIB, translating to MSSTRIKRGKAPPRRPARAPKKRRKIQKSRLNAVINALPVSPATLQRAANWTIGIGLAAAVALAAHATGVTAKIHEEYAQAVGRAGFQVKKVEVVGADRIDRLKVYDIALAQKDRSMAAVDLEDVRHDLMQYGWIKDARVSRRLPDTLVVDIVERTPAAIWQHNNRLSLIDAKGVVLEPVSVATMPDLPLVIGPHANRRAQDLDRLLAEASSLKELLAGATWVGNRRWDLRFRSGETLSLPEGEVEAKAALAKFAHMDGANRLLGRGILRFDMRDPTRFVLRLPHEGQVAPAKLDDAHDAADAVAAAASAEKG from the coding sequence ATGAGCAGCACGCGGATCAAGCGCGGCAAGGCGCCTCCGCGCCGCCCCGCGCGCGCGCCGAAGAAAAGGCGGAAAATCCAGAAGTCGCGGCTGAACGCGGTGATCAACGCGCTGCCGGTCAGCCCCGCAACGCTGCAGCGCGCCGCCAACTGGACGATCGGCATCGGCCTCGCCGCCGCGGTCGCGCTCGCCGCCCATGCGACCGGGGTCACCGCGAAGATCCACGAGGAATATGCGCAGGCGGTCGGCCGCGCGGGCTTTCAGGTCAAGAAGGTCGAGGTCGTCGGCGCCGACCGCATCGACCGGCTCAAGGTCTATGACATCGCGCTCGCGCAGAAGGATCGCTCGATGGCGGCGGTCGATCTCGAGGATGTGCGCCACGACCTGATGCAATATGGCTGGATCAAGGACGCGCGCGTCTCGCGCCGCCTGCCCGACACGCTCGTCGTCGACATCGTCGAGCGCACCCCGGCGGCGATCTGGCAGCATAATAATCGCCTGTCGCTGATCGACGCGAAGGGCGTGGTGCTCGAACCCGTCAGCGTCGCGACGATGCCCGACCTGCCGCTCGTCATCGGCCCGCACGCGAACCGCCGCGCGCAGGACCTCGACCGGCTGCTGGCCGAGGCGAGTTCCCTGAAGGAATTGCTCGCGGGCGCGACCTGGGTCGGCAACCGCCGCTGGGATTTGCGTTTCCGCAGCGGCGAGACGCTGTCGCTTCCCGAGGGCGAGGTCGAGGCGAAGGCGGCGCTCGCCAAATTCGCGCATATGGACGGCGCCAACCGGCTGCTCGGCCGCGGCATCCTGCGCTTCGACATGCGCGATCCCACGCGTTTCGTGCTGCGCCTGCCGCACGAGGGGCAGGTGGCACCCGCGAAGCTCGACGATGCGCATGACGCGGCCGATGCCGTTGCCGCCGCCGCTTCGGCGGAGAAGGGGTAA